A single region of the Salvelinus sp. IW2-2015 linkage group LG20, ASM291031v2, whole genome shotgun sequence genome encodes:
- the ccdc137 gene encoding coiled-coil domain-containing protein 137 isoform X1 encodes MGKNKQTKPAEAFKQGATTGQHPSKKPKRDGKPRQKEHLEQIPFRLREIMKSKERIKMGPSKIKKMKKADAIALTPKPKPGEATIGDIPVPHFRRKKKESEKAYLRRMGNEAQHVLFLTKNQIERQPERELEEQEKSAGTGKCKSDKKKEYDKSRLDRLHKKKQVRLEEKAENDMFIDEVAFGEVAMAPPTLSIKPRKALIKPQGVCKGLLLNSLLGQTQLSTAKPSMARQRMMEEERQRVVQAYRHLKKQKQHQQEAKAAGIEKLKNLQ; translated from the exons CAAGAAGCCTAAACGAGATGGCAAGCCCAGACAGAAGGAACATCTTGAGCAGATTCCCTTCCGCCTTCGAGAGATTATGAAAAGCAAGGAGAGGATTAAGATGGGGCCCAGCAAGATCAAGAAGATGAAGAAAG CTGACGCCATCGCCCTCACTCCCAAACCCAAACCAGGGGAGGCTACAATCGGAGATATCCCTGTTCCACACTTCCGTAgaaagaagaaggagagtgagaaggCGTACCTGCGGAGGATGGGCAACGAGGCGCAGCACGTCCTCTTCCTCACCAAGAACCAGatagagagacagccagagagggaGCTAGAGGAGCAGGAGAAATCTGCTGGCACCGGGAAATGCAAGTCTGACAAGAAGAAAGA ATATGATAAAAGCCGGCTGGACAGGCTACATAAGAAGAAGCAGGTCAGACTGGAAGAGAAGGCAGAAAACGACATGTTCATAG ATGAAGTTGCCTTTGGAGAAGTTGCCATGGCACCACCGACTCTGAGTATCAAGCCCAGGAAGGCACTGATCAAGCCCcag ggTGTGTGTAAGGGTCTCCTGCTGAACTCTCTGCTGGGCCAGACCCAGCTCTCCACAGCCAAGCCGTCCATGGCCAGGCAGAggatgatggaggaggagaggcagcggGTGGTGCAAGCCTACCGCCACCTGAAGAAACAGAAGCAGCATCAGCAAGAGGCCAAAGCAGCTGGGATAGAGAAGCTGAAGAACCTCCAGTGA
- the ccdc137 gene encoding coiled-coil domain-containing protein 137 isoform X2 has translation MRTPSPHRVGKKPKRDGKPRQKEHLEQIPFRLREIMKSKERIKMGPSKIKKMKKADAIALTPKPKPGEATIGDIPVPHFRRKKKESEKAYLRRMGNEAQHVLFLTKNQIERQPERELEEQEKSAGTGKCKSDKKKEYDKSRLDRLHKKKQVRLEEKAENDMFIDEVAFGEVAMAPPTLSIKPRKALIKPQGVCKGLLLNSLLGQTQLSTAKPSMARQRMMEEERQRVVQAYRHLKKQKQHQQEAKAAGIEKLKNLQ, from the exons CAAGAAGCCTAAACGAGATGGCAAGCCCAGACAGAAGGAACATCTTGAGCAGATTCCCTTCCGCCTTCGAGAGATTATGAAAAGCAAGGAGAGGATTAAGATGGGGCCCAGCAAGATCAAGAAGATGAAGAAAG CTGACGCCATCGCCCTCACTCCCAAACCCAAACCAGGGGAGGCTACAATCGGAGATATCCCTGTTCCACACTTCCGTAgaaagaagaaggagagtgagaaggCGTACCTGCGGAGGATGGGCAACGAGGCGCAGCACGTCCTCTTCCTCACCAAGAACCAGatagagagacagccagagagggaGCTAGAGGAGCAGGAGAAATCTGCTGGCACCGGGAAATGCAAGTCTGACAAGAAGAAAGA ATATGATAAAAGCCGGCTGGACAGGCTACATAAGAAGAAGCAGGTCAGACTGGAAGAGAAGGCAGAAAACGACATGTTCATAG ATGAAGTTGCCTTTGGAGAAGTTGCCATGGCACCACCGACTCTGAGTATCAAGCCCAGGAAGGCACTGATCAAGCCCcag ggTGTGTGTAAGGGTCTCCTGCTGAACTCTCTGCTGGGCCAGACCCAGCTCTCCACAGCCAAGCCGTCCATGGCCAGGCAGAggatgatggaggaggagaggcagcggGTGGTGCAAGCCTACCGCCACCTGAAGAAACAGAAGCAGCATCAGCAAGAGGCCAAAGCAGCTGGGATAGAGAAGCTGAAGAACCTCCAGTGA